In Streptomyces qaidamensis, one DNA window encodes the following:
- a CDS encoding FadR/GntR family transcriptional regulator, translated as MAARDLQERIKKLIIDRRLASGAPLPTEPELMEYLGASRNSVREALKALQAMGIVEIRHGFGTYVGPMSLAPMIEGLAFRTVAGHYRGEDSLLQLLELREAVETGLVSRLAGRMPEADLVELDALVVRMEEEAAQGAGLAETDRAFHATLYRGLDNVLLCEVLEAFWDAFHRVRTDLGGEPQDPKVTCRQHREILDAVRSGDAMRAEEAIREHFGNIRARLSTTAPHGPHTRHNERV; from the coding sequence ATGGCAGCGCGTGACCTACAAGAGCGGATCAAGAAGCTCATCATCGACCGCCGGCTGGCCTCCGGGGCCCCGCTGCCGACCGAGCCCGAGCTGATGGAGTACCTCGGCGCGAGCCGGAACTCGGTGCGGGAGGCACTGAAGGCGCTCCAGGCGATGGGCATCGTGGAGATCCGGCACGGCTTCGGCACCTACGTCGGCCCGATGTCCCTGGCCCCGATGATCGAGGGCCTCGCCTTCCGCACGGTCGCCGGGCACTACCGGGGCGAGGACTCCCTGCTGCAGCTGCTGGAGCTGAGGGAGGCGGTGGAGACGGGCCTGGTGTCCCGGCTCGCCGGACGGATGCCGGAAGCGGACCTCGTTGAACTGGACGCGCTAGTCGTTCGTATGGAAGAGGAGGCCGCGCAGGGAGCCGGCCTCGCCGAGACCGACCGGGCCTTCCACGCCACCCTCTACCGGGGGCTGGACAACGTGCTGCTGTGCGAGGTCCTGGAGGCGTTCTGGGACGCCTTCCACCGGGTCCGCACGGACCTCGGGGGCGAGCCGCAGGACCCGAAGGTGACCTGCCGGCAGCACCGGGAGATCCTCGACGCGGTGCGGTCCGGCGACGCGATGCGGGCGGAGGAGGCCATAAGAGAACACTTCGGCAACATCCGCGCCCGCCTGTCCACAACGGCTCCACACGGCCCCCACACCCGTCACAATGAACGCGTTTGA
- a CDS encoding peptidoglycan-binding protein → MESPVFEEIDPASDCDCPGCVHWRRALPHSWSGRAGAHPAAHPAAHRALALAAVASTALGAGHAVPAAAAPHASHRPGVAAGDEPDSPQGGSAPLHGPGGRPAKPSVAPKPTAITRTEIINRARTWVTAKVPYSMSAFWSDGYRQDCSGYVSMAWRLPGNEWTGSLAQYGERISKEELQPGDILLFHNASDPANGSHVTIFGGWTDAAHTHYTAYEQTRPHTRRQSTPYAYWNDSDRYVPYRYKGVTPEETVPGKDGGQPGAPAVTPYPGAAYFGPGANNKYVTLLGRMLVTRGAGGSYASGPGPRWTDADRRATRAFQQAQGWTGADADGLPGPRTWELLVSGEGKDVKDGAVGPPPASHGVPGYPGRALFRPGADNAYVTQLGRQLVRKGFGRFYKVGPGPRWTEADRRAVEAFQRTQGWRGGAADGYPGPETWRRLFS, encoded by the coding sequence ATGGAGTCTCCGGTATTCGAGGAAATCGACCCCGCGAGCGACTGCGACTGCCCCGGCTGCGTCCACTGGCGTCGTGCCCTGCCGCATTCCTGGTCCGGCCGGGCCGGCGCTCACCCGGCCGCTCACCCGGCCGCGCACCGGGCCCTCGCCCTGGCGGCGGTGGCCTCCACCGCCCTCGGCGCCGGTCACGCCGTACCCGCTGCGGCCGCCCCGCACGCATCCCACCGACCGGGTGTCGCCGCAGGTGACGAGCCCGACAGCCCCCAGGGCGGTTCGGCCCCGCTGCACGGCCCCGGCGGCCGCCCGGCGAAGCCGTCCGTCGCTCCCAAGCCCACCGCCATCACCCGCACGGAGATCATCAACCGGGCCAGGACCTGGGTCACCGCGAAGGTGCCGTACAGCATGAGCGCCTTCTGGTCCGACGGTTACCGGCAGGACTGCTCCGGCTATGTCTCGATGGCCTGGCGGCTTCCCGGAAACGAATGGACGGGCAGCCTCGCCCAGTACGGGGAGCGCATTTCCAAGGAAGAACTCCAGCCGGGCGACATTCTGCTGTTCCACAATGCGTCCGACCCCGCGAACGGCTCGCACGTCACCATTTTCGGCGGCTGGACGGACGCCGCGCACACCCACTACACCGCCTACGAGCAGACCCGCCCGCACACCCGCCGCCAGTCCACCCCGTACGCCTACTGGAACGACTCCGACCGGTACGTGCCCTACCGCTACAAGGGCGTCACCCCGGAGGAGACGGTGCCCGGGAAGGACGGCGGCCAGCCCGGCGCCCCGGCCGTCACGCCGTATCCGGGAGCGGCGTATTTCGGCCCCGGCGCGAACAACAAGTACGTCACGCTGCTCGGCCGGATGCTCGTCACGCGCGGGGCCGGCGGCTCGTACGCGTCGGGCCCGGGGCCGCGCTGGACCGACGCCGACCGCCGCGCGACCCGGGCGTTCCAGCAGGCGCAGGGCTGGACGGGCGCGGACGCCGACGGGCTGCCCGGCCCGCGCACCTGGGAGCTGCTGGTCTCCGGCGAGGGCAAGGACGTGAAGGACGGGGCGGTCGGCCCGCCGCCCGCCTCGCACGGCGTGCCCGGCTACCCGGGGCGGGCGCTGTTCCGCCCGGGTGCGGACAACGCCTACGTCACCCAGCTGGGCAGGCAGCTCGTGCGGAAGGGGTTCGGCCGGTTCTACAAGGTCGGGCCGGGACCGCGCTGGACCGAGGCGGACCGGCGCGCCGTCGAGGCCTTCCAGCGCACCCAGGGCTGGCGGGGCGGCGCGGCGGACGGCTACCCGGGGCCGGAGACCTGGCGGCGCCTCTTCTCGTAA
- a CDS encoding glycosyltransferase family 2 protein produces MTSRPTGARQDHDPSQTTQLRVPGHRMSTTGTFRRIKKTLPRYDYEHYSRLAGPLTQPDPSKPYKVQYRSLISQEPHRIRVALMLAAAPVLSLVLLFWLLQPEHWTERDYPAFDWLPTLDMVMLVSIGLIEFFRCMNVLSNAHATLVARDPIPVVPETGTRVAFLTSFVPGKEPLEMVTKTLEAAVKIRHRGLMHVWLLDEGDDPEVKAVCERLGVHHFSRKGVAKWNQAKGPHRAKTKHGNYNAWLEAHGDNYDFFASVDTDHVPLPNYLERMLGFFRDPDVGFVIGPQVYGNYDNPITKAAESQQFLFHALIQRAGNRYGSPMFVGTSNAVRIKALKQIGGLYDSITEDMATGFEMHRHKNPATGRKWRSVYTPDVLAVGEGPSAWTDFFTQQMRWSRGTYETIIGQYWKGWYSLPPSKLFNYTMMIIFYPMSALNWILAALSCCLFLGLGASGVNIDPAVWLMLYGNASALQIGLYVWNRRHNVSPHEPEGSGGVAGMVMSALSAPLYAKALIDSVLRRKSKFVVTPKGDSASPDRWFGTFRYHWYFVAIFGGSIAAGFVFGHSHPAMIIWATFALLITASPVFAWRWQLRQDAKKPAAHAAEQPQDPAGPNRTQPLPIPQQPSGHVPQQKPTWAATPGAHGEVGGTDQTMQIALGGLGGRKE; encoded by the coding sequence ATGACGTCGAGGCCGACGGGTGCCCGGCAGGACCACGACCCGTCCCAGACCACCCAGCTCAGGGTGCCCGGGCACCGGATGAGCACGACGGGGACGTTCCGGCGGATCAAGAAGACCCTGCCGAGGTACGACTACGAGCACTACAGCCGGCTCGCGGGTCCCCTCACCCAGCCGGATCCGAGCAAGCCGTACAAGGTGCAGTACCGCTCGCTGATCTCGCAGGAACCGCACCGCATCCGGGTCGCCCTGATGCTGGCCGCGGCCCCGGTGCTGTCCCTGGTGCTGCTGTTCTGGCTGCTCCAGCCCGAGCACTGGACCGAGCGCGACTACCCGGCCTTCGACTGGCTGCCCACGCTCGACATGGTGATGCTCGTCTCGATCGGCCTGATCGAGTTCTTCCGCTGCATGAACGTGCTGTCCAACGCGCACGCCACGCTGGTGGCCCGCGACCCGATCCCGGTGGTGCCCGAGACCGGCACCAGAGTGGCCTTCCTCACCTCTTTCGTGCCCGGCAAGGAGCCGCTGGAGATGGTGACGAAGACCCTGGAGGCGGCCGTCAAGATCCGCCACCGGGGCCTGATGCACGTGTGGCTGCTCGACGAGGGCGACGACCCCGAGGTGAAGGCGGTCTGCGAGCGCCTCGGCGTGCACCACTTCTCCCGCAAGGGCGTCGCGAAGTGGAACCAGGCCAAGGGCCCGCACCGCGCCAAGACCAAGCACGGCAACTACAACGCCTGGCTGGAAGCGCACGGCGACAACTACGACTTCTTCGCCTCGGTCGACACCGACCACGTGCCGCTGCCCAACTACCTGGAGCGGATGCTCGGCTTCTTCCGCGACCCGGACGTCGGCTTCGTCATCGGCCCGCAGGTCTACGGCAACTACGACAACCCCATCACCAAGGCCGCCGAGTCGCAGCAGTTCCTCTTCCACGCGCTGATCCAGCGCGCCGGCAACCGCTACGGCTCCCCCATGTTCGTCGGCACCTCCAACGCCGTGCGCATCAAGGCGCTGAAGCAGATCGGCGGTCTGTACGACTCGATCACCGAGGACATGGCGACCGGCTTCGAGATGCACCGCCACAAGAACCCGGCGACGGGCCGCAAGTGGCGCTCGGTGTACACGCCGGACGTGCTCGCCGTCGGTGAGGGCCCCAGCGCCTGGACGGACTTCTTCACCCAGCAGATGCGCTGGTCGCGAGGGACGTACGAGACGATCATCGGGCAGTACTGGAAGGGCTGGTACTCGCTTCCGCCGAGCAAGCTCTTCAACTACACGATGATGATCATCTTCTACCCGATGTCGGCCCTCAACTGGATCCTGGCGGCGCTGAGCTGCTGCCTGTTCCTGGGCCTGGGCGCCTCGGGTGTGAACATCGACCCGGCGGTCTGGCTGATGCTCTACGGCAACGCCTCCGCCCTCCAGATCGGTCTGTACGTCTGGAACCGCCGGCACAACGTCTCGCCGCACGAGCCGGAGGGCTCCGGCGGTGTGGCCGGCATGGTGATGTCCGCGCTGTCGGCGCCGCTGTACGCGAAGGCGCTCATCGACTCCGTGCTGCGGCGCAAGAGCAAGTTCGTGGTCACGCCCAAGGGCGACTCGGCGAGCCCGGACCGCTGGTTCGGCACGTTCCGCTACCACTGGTACTTCGTCGCCATCTTCGGTGGGTCCATCGCGGCCGGCTTCGTCTTCGGTCACTCCCACCCCGCGATGATCATCTGGGCGACGTTCGCGCTGCTGATCACCGCCTCGCCGGTGTTCGCCTGGCGCTGGCAGCTGCGGCAGGACGCGAAGAAGCCCGCCGCCCATGCCGCGGAACAGCCGCAGGACCCTGCTGGGCCGAACCGGACGCAGCCGCTGCCCATCCCGCAGCAGCCGTCGGGGCACGTCCCGCAGCAGAAGCCCACGTGGGCCGCCACCCCGGGCGCACACGGGGAGGTCGGGGGAACCGACCAGACCATGCAGATCGCCCTTGGTGGACTTGGGGGACGTAAGGAATGA
- a CDS encoding lytic polysaccharide monooxygenase auxiliary activity family 9 protein has translation MRTRTKLSAAAVGLATTGALVLSSGGASGHGYTDLPISRQKLCQNGTVTNCGSIQWEPQSVEGPKGFPASGPADGQICNAGLGHFGQLSAPRTPSGGAWPATKVTGGQSYTFRWQFTAMHATTDFKYYITKPGWNQNHSLARSDLNLTPFFTVPYNGQRPPSTLSHSGRLPSGLSGRHVIVAVWTIADTANAFYACSDVAF, from the coding sequence ATGCGTACAAGGACCAAGTTGTCCGCAGCCGCGGTGGGACTGGCCACGACCGGAGCCCTCGTGCTCTCCTCCGGCGGCGCCAGCGGCCACGGCTACACCGACCTCCCCATCAGCCGGCAGAAGCTCTGCCAGAACGGCACCGTGACCAACTGCGGCTCGATCCAGTGGGAGCCGCAGAGCGTCGAGGGCCCGAAGGGCTTCCCGGCCTCCGGCCCGGCCGACGGGCAGATCTGCAACGCCGGCCTCGGCCACTTCGGCCAGCTCAGCGCACCGCGCACACCGTCCGGCGGTGCCTGGCCCGCCACGAAGGTGACGGGTGGACAGAGCTACACGTTCCGCTGGCAGTTCACCGCGATGCACGCCACGACCGACTTCAAGTACTACATCACCAAGCCGGGCTGGAACCAGAACCACAGCCTGGCCCGGTCCGACCTCAACCTCACCCCGTTCTTCACCGTGCCCTACAACGGGCAGCGGCCGCCGTCCACGCTCTCCCACAGCGGCAGGCTGCCGTCCGGGCTGAGCGGCCGTCACGTCATCGTGGCCGTCTGGACGATCGCCGACACGGCCAACGCGTTCTACGCCTGTTCGGACGTCGCCTTCTGA
- a CDS encoding SPFH domain-containing protein: MSTTTSHPSEPDGPADGPARSARLIQNAATTEIPVHLLFRDDPVPATVPLKPAVVGRRQGTGEQPRLRRPAIAPKRPVPQLDPDLVERPARVLPGAAGVLAGACGAAGCVATSWWAGVLPPLAVEALRLPAIAGAGLGPAQWAAYAGAGALGLFGLGGLARGRTGRAWVLDLFGRYRGTVRRSGLLWVNPLLLRRRVDVRLRHWRSEPVPAADGGGVALRVVVLVVWRVRDTARATLGVEDHETYLRECVEAALARVPVETPGGPRGAGDAAAETLTRLVATDAAPVGLEVFSVQPVRVEYAPEVAAAMHRRRMAALDAQHRASVLTSVVDSVEDTVTRLTVRGLVELDDYERKALVKDLTVAFCAGRGETAP, from the coding sequence ATGAGTACGACCACTTCCCACCCGTCCGAGCCCGACGGACCGGCCGACGGACCGGCCAGGTCCGCCCGGCTGATCCAGAACGCGGCCACCACCGAGATCCCCGTCCACCTGTTGTTCCGCGACGACCCCGTCCCGGCGACGGTGCCGCTGAAACCGGCGGTCGTGGGCCGCAGGCAGGGCACCGGGGAGCAGCCGCGCCTCAGGCGCCCGGCCATCGCCCCGAAACGACCGGTGCCGCAGCTCGATCCCGACCTGGTGGAGCGGCCCGCGCGGGTGCTGCCCGGCGCGGCCGGTGTACTGGCCGGGGCGTGCGGTGCGGCCGGCTGCGTGGCCACCTCGTGGTGGGCCGGGGTGCTGCCGCCGCTCGCGGTGGAGGCACTGCGGCTGCCCGCGATCGCCGGAGCCGGGCTCGGTCCCGCGCAGTGGGCGGCGTACGCGGGGGCCGGGGCGCTCGGGCTGTTCGGGCTCGGCGGGCTGGCGCGGGGCCGGACCGGGCGGGCCTGGGTGCTGGACCTGTTCGGCCGCTACCGGGGCACCGTCCGGCGCTCCGGCCTGCTGTGGGTCAACCCACTGCTGCTGCGCCGCCGGGTGGACGTACGGCTGCGGCACTGGCGCAGCGAACCGGTGCCCGCGGCCGACGGGGGCGGAGTCGCGCTGCGGGTGGTCGTGCTGGTGGTGTGGCGGGTGCGGGACACCGCCCGGGCCACGCTCGGCGTCGAGGACCACGAGACGTATCTGCGCGAGTGCGTCGAGGCGGCTCTGGCCCGGGTTCCAGTGGAGACGCCGGGCGGGCCGAGGGGGGCCGGGGACGCGGCGGCCGAGACGCTGACCCGGCTGGTGGCGACGGACGCGGCCCCGGTCGGCCTGGAGGTGTTCTCCGTGCAGCCGGTCCGTGTGGAGTACGCCCCCGAGGTCGCCGCCGCGATGCACCGCCGCCGGATGGCCGCGCTGGACGCACAGCACCGGGCGAGCGTGCTCACCTCGGTCGTGGACTCGGTGGAGGACACGGTGACCCGGCTGACCGTGCGGGGACTGGTCGAACTCGACGACTACGAGCGGAAGGCGCTGGTGAAGGACCTGACGGTGGCGTTCTGCGCCGGCCGGGGAGAAACAGCCCCGTGA
- a CDS encoding long-chain-fatty-acid--CoA ligase, producing the protein MESRASTVAELIAARWGDDRPGLRWEDRTLTHHEVAAGAASRAALLTDLLPPAAEPHLGVLLDNTPEFPLWLGAVALAGAAVAGVNPTRRGAELARDILHTECRVLITERAHLPLLEGLDLPGVRLLVTDTTEYHELLTSYADARPDPSRATPRDRFLLYFTSGSTGAPKAALCSQGRLAAAGRSLADQFALSADDVHYVCMPMFHGNAVIADWAPALVTGATVALRHRFSASGFLPDVRRYGATYFTYVGRAIQYVLATGPRPDDRDNSLRLGFGTEAGAVDAAAFERRFGVRLVEGYGSSEGGAAIAWSPGTPPGAVGRAAPGLVVLDRDTREECPAAVFDGAGRLLNGDEAIGELVNRGPSAFEGYWRNPRAEAERRRGGGWYWTGDLFCRDADDYLYFAGRTDDRLRVDGENLAAAMIENILARYEGAEAVCVYAVPDPVTGDQVMATIAGSFDPESFARFLAAQPDLGTKMAPRFVRVVERMPVTATNKIHRAELRREGLTCADPVWRREPGERTYRWMADGDPERAEGPLAPTRGPSSVRRQGLEPRTR; encoded by the coding sequence ATGGAATCCAGGGCGAGCACGGTCGCGGAACTCATCGCCGCCCGGTGGGGCGATGACCGCCCCGGCCTGCGCTGGGAGGACCGGACCCTGACGCACCACGAGGTGGCGGCGGGCGCGGCATCCCGGGCCGCACTCCTCACGGACCTCCTCCCGCCGGCCGCCGAACCCCACCTCGGCGTGCTGCTCGACAACACCCCCGAGTTCCCGCTGTGGCTGGGCGCGGTGGCCCTGGCCGGGGCGGCCGTCGCCGGGGTCAACCCCACCCGCCGCGGCGCCGAACTCGCCCGCGACATCCTCCACACCGAGTGCCGCGTCCTGATCACCGAGCGGGCCCACCTGCCGCTGCTGGAGGGTCTGGACCTGCCGGGCGTCCGCCTGCTGGTGACGGACACCACGGAGTACCACGAGCTCCTGACCTCCTACGCGGACGCCCGCCCGGACCCCTCCCGCGCCACCCCGCGCGATCGCTTCCTGCTCTACTTCACCTCCGGCTCGACGGGCGCCCCCAAGGCCGCACTCTGCTCCCAGGGCCGCCTGGCGGCCGCCGGCCGCTCCCTGGCGGACCAGTTCGCCCTGTCCGCCGACGACGTCCACTACGTCTGTATGCCGATGTTCCACGGCAACGCGGTGATCGCAGACTGGGCACCCGCGCTGGTGACCGGTGCGACGGTGGCGCTGCGCCACCGCTTCTCGGCGTCCGGGTTCCTGCCGGACGTACGCCGGTACGGAGCGACGTACTTCACGTACGTGGGCCGGGCGATCCAGTACGTCCTCGCGACCGGGCCGCGGCCGGACGACCGCGACAACTCCCTGCGCCTGGGCTTCGGCACGGAGGCGGGCGCGGTGGACGCGGCTGCCTTCGAGCGGCGGTTCGGGGTGCGGCTGGTGGAGGGCTACGGCTCGTCGGAAGGCGGGGCGGCGATCGCGTGGTCACCGGGCACACCGCCGGGCGCCGTCGGCCGGGCGGCACCCGGGCTCGTCGTCCTCGACCGGGACACCCGCGAGGAGTGCCCGGCGGCCGTCTTCGACGGGGCGGGGCGACTGCTCAACGGGGACGAGGCGATCGGCGAACTGGTGAACCGGGGACCCAGCGCCTTCGAGGGCTACTGGCGCAATCCGCGGGCGGAGGCGGAACGCCGCAGAGGGGGAGGCTGGTACTGGACGGGCGATCTCTTCTGCCGCGATGCCGACGACTACCTGTACTTCGCCGGCCGCACCGACGACCGCCTCCGCGTCGATGGCGAGAACCTGGCGGCCGCGATGATCGAGAACATCCTGGCCCGCTACGAGGGGGCGGAGGCGGTCTGCGTGTACGCCGTGCCGGACCCGGTCACCGGCGACCAGGTGATGGCGACGATCGCCGGCTCGTTCGATCCGGAGAGCTTCGCGAGATTCCTGGCCGCTCAGCCCGATCTGGGGACGAAGATGGCGCCCCGGTTCGTCCGGGTGGTGGAGCGAATGCCGGTGACGGCGACGAACAAGATCCACCGGGCGGAGCTGCGCAGGGAGGGCCTCACCTGCGCGGACCCGGTGTGGCGGAGGGAACCGGGGGAGCGCACGTACCGCTGGATGGCCGATGGGGATCCTGAACGCGCTGAGGGGCCCCTCGCTCCCACGAGAGGCCCCTCATCCGTGCGCCGCCAGGGACTCGAACCCCGGACCCGCTGA
- a CDS encoding IclR family transcriptional regulator, which yields MALKHEPTTPYHSAQEALRVLETVARGSSGVTDAEIARHTGIAPERLTALLRMLRREGYVEQIAAGAYVTGETLARLGSAHHREQALRDKLQRTLDRLRDSVGAAVYMSRYVDGEISITQYAASPAAPAVNEWVDFRSSAHATAIGKSLLTQLDHAGRRDHLARHKMARLTSRTITSDRLLLSRLEAQPPTVPVLDLQEYAVGTVCAAVPITAGSSVGCLALSLPVEHAHRLRQAADALNRSAAPVLLSMAI from the coding sequence GTGGCGCTGAAGCACGAGCCGACCACCCCGTACCACTCGGCCCAGGAAGCCCTGCGCGTCCTGGAGACGGTGGCGCGCGGTTCCAGCGGTGTCACCGACGCCGAGATAGCCCGCCACACCGGCATCGCCCCGGAGCGACTGACCGCGCTCCTGCGCATGCTCCGCCGCGAGGGGTACGTCGAGCAGATCGCCGCCGGCGCGTACGTCACGGGCGAGACCCTGGCCCGACTCGGCTCCGCCCACCACCGCGAGCAGGCCCTGCGCGACAAGCTCCAGCGCACCCTGGACCGGCTGCGCGACTCGGTCGGCGCCGCCGTCTACATGAGCCGGTACGTCGACGGCGAGATCAGCATCACCCAGTATGCCGCCAGCCCGGCCGCGCCCGCGGTCAACGAGTGGGTCGACTTCCGCTCCTCGGCCCACGCCACCGCCATCGGCAAGAGCCTGCTCACCCAGCTCGACCACGCCGGCCGCCGCGACCACCTCGCCCGGCACAAGATGGCCCGCCTCACCTCGCGCACCATCACCAGCGACCGGTTGCTGCTCTCCCGCCTGGAGGCCCAGCCGCCCACCGTGCCCGTCCTGGACCTCCAGGAGTACGCGGTCGGCACGGTCTGCGCGGCCGTCCCGATCACGGCCGGCTCCTCCGTCGGCTGCCTGGCCCTGTCCCTCCCGGTCGAGCACGCCCACCGCCTGCGCCAGGCCGCGGACGCCCTCAACCGCAGTGCGGCACCGGTGCTGCTCTCCATGGCGATCTAG
- the ehuA gene encoding ectoine/hydroxyectoine ABC transporter ATP-binding protein EhuA, whose amino-acid sequence MPTDTLPNPEKNPAQSAGELIRLDQVTKRFGQNTVLDHLDFTVDAGKHVTLIGPSGSGKTTILRLLMTLLKPDEGTITVDGQKLFPASDKEVREVRKKIGMVFQQFNLFPNMTVLRNITEAPVTVLGLSKDEAVERAKGLLDMVGLAEKCDAHPAQLSGGQQQRVAIARALAMRPQVLLLDEVTSALDPELVAGVLDVLRDIARSTDITMLCVTHEMNFARDISDQVLMFDSGRIIESGPPEKIFSEPEHERTREFLGAVL is encoded by the coding sequence CCCCGCCCAGAGCGCCGGCGAGCTGATCCGGCTGGACCAGGTCACCAAGCGGTTCGGCCAGAACACGGTCCTCGACCACCTGGACTTCACGGTGGACGCCGGGAAGCACGTCACCCTGATCGGTCCCTCCGGTTCCGGAAAGACCACGATCCTGCGGCTGCTGATGACCCTGCTCAAGCCCGACGAGGGCACGATCACGGTCGACGGGCAGAAGTTGTTCCCCGCCTCCGACAAGGAGGTCCGGGAGGTCCGCAAGAAGATCGGGATGGTGTTCCAGCAGTTCAACCTGTTCCCGAACATGACGGTGCTGCGGAACATCACGGAGGCGCCGGTCACCGTCCTCGGCCTGTCGAAGGACGAGGCGGTGGAGCGGGCCAAGGGCCTGCTGGACATGGTGGGCCTGGCCGAGAAGTGCGACGCTCACCCGGCGCAGCTGTCCGGCGGTCAGCAGCAGCGGGTGGCGATCGCCCGGGCGCTGGCGATGCGGCCGCAGGTGCTGCTCCTGGACGAGGTGACGTCCGCGCTCGACCCGGAGCTGGTCGCCGGCGTGCTCGACGTCCTCAGAGACATCGCCCGCTCCACCGACATCACCATGCTCTGCGTGACCCACGAGATGAACTTCGCCCGGGACATCTCCGACCAGGTGCTGATGTTCGACTCGGGCCGGATCATCGAGTCCGGTCCGCCCGAGAAGATCTTCAGCGAGCCGGAGCACGAGCGCACCAGAGAATTCCTCGGCGCCGTGCTGTGA